A stretch of DNA from Danio rerio strain Tuebingen ecotype United States chromosome 10, GRCz12tu, whole genome shotgun sequence:
ttaatgcagacattgacttgtatcgcaaagagacctctatctcactcatggcttgttgtggaaagacaatgcacaacgttacccactgcggtcaagcttggctaaatcatatctctctgtcccagaaacctcagtcccaaatgagagggcttttttctgttgcaggggacatgcccagagatcccagcttttatcAGATTATAggtatatgataattttccttaaaaaacccatctctatctaagtgagtgagtgattaaatgttgaatgtgatgtgttttcaacaatactaaattaaaacttttttatatgGTTAAAtagtttgttattaaaattgaaaaattaaagttcctgtttcgaaacttacagatagatggctaatttgtatgtcattgatatgtttagtgataaggtaaataaacacttttggcactttttttgagtcttttcattagttttgttttcctgtaaattactcaataaataccgtaccgtgccattcattccgaggtattaccgtaccgtgaaattctgataccgttacatccctagtggttAGTAAGTTTTAGGGAAAACAGTCACAGAAACAAAGCCAAAAAACACATCCTAAATATTTCTGAATAAGACCTTTGAAAAACAGCTTGTTTGGGCCACTGGGGAAAacgaaaataaaaagaaagcagtgacttccaaatttactttgacttgaatTTTATTGCAGAAAATacagcaaacattatttaatgtgttccttctaattttattttttaatatttacccaAATTAAACGTTGcagttttggttcttgcaacacaattcaaaaaagttgggacaggagcaatttagggcttgGAATCAATCAATCTTTAAGAATTGTTAAACGATGAAACAGGTGATTGCCATTATAAATTGGAcgaaagcagcatccaagaaggGTCTAGTCCTTTCGGAGCAAAGATGGGcggaggatcgccagtttgccaacaaatacacgAGAAGTGTGAAAGTGATAAAAATGTGAAAGTGTGTTTTTCTGAAGTCACACTTTACTCTATTGAAAAGGTCATTCAGCTGCAATCCAATATGCTATATAACATGTAAAAAGCAGCTTGCTGGCAGCTTGCACACATTGTTCTGGCAGATTGACAGGTCAAGTCCTCACAGACAtgtaaactaaaaatatattctgATTAGAAAGATATGTTGAATGTTTTGTTGTGGTTGCTATGAAACAATGACATGTCTGTCTCAGAATAAACGTATAAAATGCAGGATAGCTCACACACACTTCACTTGACCTGGATTTAAGGAGTGTCTGAGAGTATCATACTAAATTCTTATTTATATTGCTTTATTCTATTTGTAAAAAGTTATAACAAGGGGGagttattttgaaaatactttcTTTATTCTTCAGAATGAATGAAACTCTTTTTGTACTTTTGTTAAAACTGTACTTCAATCTTAACAGTTTTCATCACCTGTACCTTACAGAGACTGCCTGCATCTTTCTGCCCTTTTCTTTTACAGGAGCTTTTTTTCTGTGCATATGTGAGTACATTAAGGATGTAGTTGCCAGCTTTCAACTATACTAACTGGGTACTAACTGTATGTAAGAAGTCTGATAATTGAAAATGGTGAATGAAACTTTTGTGAAAAATGTTGACAGCTTTATAATTACTGGATTTGATCACCTGCAGAACCAAAAGCTTCTTGGATCGCTCATCTTGATATCCTACATGTTCATATTACTTGGGAATGGCATCAATCTGTGTATCATCTCGACTGACAGACATTTACACAAACCAATGTACATATTAATCTGTAATCTAGCTGTTGTTGACATAATGTACTCCTCGACTTGCAGCACAACCATGATCTCAGTGCTGCTGGCTGAGATTAAAACGGTTTCATACTACTCTTGCATCTCCAGGACATATTTCTTTAATCTTGGAGATTTAACAGAGTGCATGGCTCTGACATTAATGGCATTAGACAGACTTATTGCCATTAGTCTTCCTTTAAGGTATCACAGCTTTGTAACAAACTCACGAATATTATGGCTTATTTTTCTAACCTGGATATTAAGTTTTGCTTTAATAGGTTTTTTGACATATGTGGCAGACACTCTTCCATACTGTCAGCCTATCATCAAATACGTGTTCTGTAGTTATTCTTCTCTGGTCCGAGCTGCCTGTGTTGATCCTGAACCCTATTTTGCTATTTCTACAGTATATAGTATGGTGACATTGTGTGGACCTTTCCCTTTTATTCTGTGCACGTATGCTGTTCTAGCATATAGTGTGACTAAACTGGCCAACTCAAGCAGAAAGCAAATGATCAACACTTGCTTAAGTCATATAATTGTCCTGTTCAGTTTTTATCTACCTAAGATCGTCTATATTTTACTAACTAAAATAGGAGTTGTGTTGACTTTAACTGAGAGAAATGCCGTTTTAATTGTATCCTGCTTTGTTTCTCTTTTAGTAAACCCCACTGTTTATTGCATCAGGACTAAAGAAATcagaagaaaaataacagatataTTCTTGTACACACAAAAAATAACCAAGTAATTCAAAATAAATTTCAAACCTTTTAATCTTATTTGTGATTTGTGGGGATATTACTCGTTATTGTTTTGGTATTGTTTTTGTGAAGCTTTGGCTCATGTTAGAGACTAAGCCAATAGATAGAAATGCTAATGTTGATTTATTTGTTCAATGGAAAAAAGGGAGAATGTTTTGTAAAGACAGTATTGACTGAAATGTAAATGTTGAACAGAAGAATATTCTCTGCATTGACAAAATCCTTGTTAAACAAATTTGTTTGTAGATGCAGTGTATTCtatatttatatgcaaaaatgcaataatcataataaacatGAGTCTTGTTCCTCTGTCCGAACTGTAATATCACTTACTTCTTTTAATATGTGTGCATAAGCATTTAAACCAATTAATTGcattaaaacatacaaaacattTAAGTATTGTGTCTCTGGTGTGGAGACTGGTGAACCACTGAGCCAAAGGAGTAGTTGTGTTGGACCCAAACAAAAACACTCCAAGTAGGGATCCAGAAAACAAGGATTTATTTTAACAACTCGGATTCTTTTCAAATATGAGGTGGCAAAACAAACAACTTAGGTTCTTCTTAGAATTacgtatataaaatattttaacagtatATTAAGCATAGAAAGAAAACTCCACGAGGGAAGACCGcaaagggcctactcacactatgctatccgaactgtgcccaggcccgtttcccagatcgtttgagaagtgtgagtgctctgtaTCGGGTTCaggcaaaaactaaaattaaaagagAGACGTGATTGTTTCAAAtgcgtttattaatcattcttcctgttcaatgaacgcaaactgtcatagttacTGTTCAGCGAAATTtgtgactgcatgtcactgcatatcaaatgacttcAATGACGATATgactgaagaaatctccactgtgctgagcgagagcgtttCTGACCaacgcatcatcgatgatgtaagcgtgccaaGGCTCGAATGTAATGcgagtgcgggccatcgggggataCTACTCTTGCATCTCCAGGACATATTTCTTTAATCTTGGAGATTTAACAGAGTGCATGGCTCTGACATTAATGGCATTAGACAGACTTATTGCCATTAGTCTTCCTTTAAGGTATCACAGCTTTGTAACAAACTCACGAATATTATGGCTTATTTTTCTAACCTGGATATTAAGTTTTGCTTTAATAGGTTTTTTGACATATGTGGCAGACACTCTTCCATACTGTCAGCCTATCATCAAATACGTGTTCTGTAGTTATTCTTCTCTGGTCCGAGCTGCCTGTGTTGATCCTGAACCCTATTTTGCTATTTCTACAGTATATAGTATGGTGACATTGTGTGGACCTTTCCCTTTTATTCTGTGCACGTATGCTGTTCTAGCATATAGTGTGACTAAACTGGCCAACTCAAGCAGAAAGCAAATGATCAACACTTGCTTAAGTCATATAATTGTCCTGTTCAGTTTTTATCTACCTAAGATCGTCTATATTTTACTAACTAAAATAGGAGTTGTGTTGACTTTAACTGAGAGATATGCCGTTTTAATTGTATCCTGCTTTGTTTCTCTTTTAGTAAACCCCACTGTTTATTGCATCAGGACTAAAGAAATcagaagaaaaataacagatataTTCTTGTACACACAAAAAATAACCAAgtaattcaaaataaattttaaacctTTTAATCTTATTTGTGATTTGTGGGGATATTACTCGTTATTGTTTTGGTATTGTTTTTGTGAAGCTTTGGCTCATGTTAGAGACTAAGCCAATAGATAGAAATGCTAATGTTGATTTATTTGTTCAATGGAAAAAAGGGAGAATGTTTTGTAAAGACAGTATTGACTGAAATGTAAATGTTGAACAGAAGAATATTCTCTGCGTTGACAAAATCCTTGTTAAACAAATTTGTTTGTAGATGTAGTGTATTCtatatttatatgcaaaaatgcaataatcataataaacatGAGTCTTGTTCCTCTGTCCGAACTGTAATATCACTTACTTCTTTTAATATGTGTGCATAAGCATTTAAACCAATTAATTGcattaaaacatacaaaacattTAAGTATTGTGTCTCTGGTGTGGAGACTGGTGAACCACTGAGCCAAAGGAGTAGTTGTGTTGGACCCAAACAAAAACACTCCAAGTAGGGATCCAGAAAACAAGGATTTATTTTAACAACTCGGATTCTTTTCAAATATGAGGTGGCAAAACAAACAACTTAGGTTCTTCTTAGAATTacgtatataaaatattttaacagtatATTAAGCATAGAAAGAAAACTCCACGAGGGAAGACCGcaaagggcctactcacactatgctatccgaactgtgcccaggcccgtttcccagatcgtttgagaagtgtgagtgctctgtaTCGGGTTCaggcaaaaactaaaattaaaagagAGACGTGATTGTTTCAAAtgcgtttattaatcattcttcctgttcaatgaacgcaaactgtcatagttacTGTTCAGCGAAATTtgtgactgcatgtcactgcatatcaaatgacttcAATGacgatataactgaagaaatctccactgtgctgagcgagagcgtttCTGACCaacgcatcatcgatgatgtaagcgtgccaaGGCTCGAATGTAATGcgagtgcgggccatcgggggagacgggaggggggacaagcgtgtttTGGCCTGGTTTAAGTCAACTGTACATAGTGAGAGTACGCCCAAAGAAACAATAGAGCAGCAAGcagacaagctgttttactatattttttatgacagaaaggttctcatttgtccatcttcttttgatatattggctttcttaaaacttttaggcatcttaatgtaatgtccatggtgtgatttatgcacgggatgtatgcaacagttttatattagtttatattggttacatggCAGACATTGCACTCTCTTGCTCTCGTTACATGCTTAAATACATGTGGTATATGACAATATTAAAGCTGTTAAagtccttgtgtatgagatttaaggtttgggactctgctgaagtctgttctaaaGTAAAAGCGTCAGACTTGACGTAATTTGCTACGTTTTTAATGACacgcgactcgcattgacaggtgaaaatccgatctacccgcttacactgcagacacgagaacacagatccaattcatatcggataaatttccacatataacCAAGGTCTGAATCTAATTTGAGTAAATCAGAGACCAAGTGGTGTTGTTGTTGACTGCCATTCACCGTAGAGAGCGTTGGTTAACTTGTTCGGTCTGACTATTGGGTCGAATGGAACCCAAATGATAGGCTGGCAGTGGCCCCAAAGAGTCAGAAAAGAGCCCCCCCAGAACCTAGACAAAAATTGTGGGCCTCAGTCAGATACACAATCCTAGGGGATGCCAAATACTCTGAAAACATGGCTCATTGTGAGCTCAGCCTTCTCCTTGGCTAATGGTAACTTGAGCAGGCGAATGAACCGAGCAGCCTTAGAAAATCAGTCCACCACCACCAATATGACATTGTTGCCCTGGGAGGGTGGAAGTCTCGTAATGAAATCCAGGGAGAGGTGTGACCAAGGCCAAGGGATGGAGCAGTCCCTTAGGTTGCTGCTTGATGATTTTCCATGGCAACATACTTGGCAGATCTATGAAATTACCTGTGGCACCTAAATCAATCATTGTCTAGAAGCGGGTGGCTCTCCCAGGAAATTATGGCTTGAAGTGCTAAATGGTTTTCCAGGAGGATTTCCAGATGCTACCTGGGTGGCAGGTCAATGGGGACTCATGACCCCACTGCAAGTTATGGGCTTGTGCTGATCAAAGGACATACAGAGCACCCAATGGCCCACTGCCTGGATCAGGTTGCTTGGTTTGGGCCTTACAGACTACTTGTTCCAGATCCAATCTAAGGGGAGCAACAATCCTTGAACTAGTAGGAATAATGGAAGACACAGGTTTTACCTGAGTTTCGGGATAGCAGGCGCTGGACAAGTTGTCTAGCTTGAGATTCTTGAAACTGGGTCTATAAGTCAGGATTAACTAAAATCTGTTAAAAAACAGAGACCATCCAGCCTGCAAAGGGTTCAGTTGTTTGGCCTGCTGGAGATATTCCAGGATCTTATTGTCTGCTATAACCTGGAAAGGATGTTAAGCACCCTCAAGCAAATGACACCACTCCCCCAAGGGGAATTTTACAGCGAGCAGCTCTCGATCGCCCACATGGTAGTTGCGCTCAGCATCAGACAGGTGACACAACATAAAAAACACAGGGGTGTATT
This window harbors:
- the or80a11 gene encoding odorant receptor 106-9 gives rise to the protein MVNETFVKNVDSFIITGFDHLQNQKLLGSLILISYMFILLGNGINLCIISTDRHLHKPMYILICNLAVVDIMYSSTCSTTMISVLLAEIKTVSYYSCISRTYFFNLGDLTECMALTLMALDRLIAISLPLRYHSFVTNSRILWLIFLTWILSFALIGFLTYVADTLPYCQPIIKYVFCSYSSLVRAACVDPEPYFAISTVYSMVTLCGPFPFILCTYAVLAYSVTKLANSSRKQMINTCLSHIIVLFSFYLPKIVYILLTKIGVVLTLTERNAVLIVSCFVSLLVNPTVYCIRTKEIRRKITDIFLYTQKITK
- the LOC141376433 gene encoding olfactory receptor 10G4-like — encoded protein: MRVRAIGGYYSCISRTYFFNLGDLTECMALTLMALDRLIAISLPLRYHSFVTNSRILWLIFLTWILSFALIGFLTYVADTLPYCQPIIKYVFCSYSSLVRAACVDPEPYFAISTVYSMVTLCGPFPFILCTYAVLAYSVTKLANSSRKQMINTCLSHIIVLFSFYLPKIVYILLTKIGVVLTLTERYAVLIVSCFVSLLVNPTVYCIRTKEIRRKITDIFLYTQKITK